Proteins from one Salvelinus namaycush isolate Seneca chromosome 34, SaNama_1.0, whole genome shotgun sequence genomic window:
- the LOC120028571 gene encoding calpain small subunit 1-like translates to MFLAKKLIGGILDVVSNIDPSQFVPSDPPPPRRPLAYAEQNENDEERQFRKVFQQLAGDDMEVSPTELMNILNRIIGKCCDLKTDGFSIESCRGMVAVMDSDSTGKLGFHEFKFLWNNIKKWQGIYISNDADCSGIISSRELSAAFKSACFPLNDQLFQLIVRRYSDEQGNMDFDNFIGCLVRLDAMCRAFKTLDKDGNGRIKVNIQEWLQLTMHS, encoded by the exons ATGTTTCTGGCTAAAAAACTCATTGGTGGCATCCTGGATGTTGTGAG CAACATCGACCCCAGTCAGTTTGTGCCATCAGATCCT CCCCCACCACGCAGACCTCTGGCCTACGCGGAGCAGAATGAAAATGACGAGGAGAGACAGTTTCGCAAGGTGTTCCAGCAACTCGCTGGGGAT GACATGGAGGTGAGCCCCACTGAATTGATGAACATCCTCAACAGGATCATTGGCAAAT GTTGTGACCTGAAGACTGACGGCTTTAGCATCGAGTCATGCAGGGGCATGGTGGCTGTCATGGAC AGCGACAGCACAGGAAAGCTAGGTTTCCATGAGTTCAAGTTTTTATGGAACAACATCAAGAAATGGCAG GGCATCTACATATCAAATGACGCAGACTGCTCAGGGATCATCTCCTCACGAGAGCTGTCCGCTGCCTTCAAATCTGCAT GTTTCCCTCTCAACGACCAGCTCTTCCAGTTGATTGTCCGCAGGTACAGTGACGAACAGGGCAACATGGACTTTGACAACTTCATTGGGTGCCTGGTCAGACTGGACGCCATGTGTC GAGCCTTCAAGACTCTAGACAAAGATGGTAATGGAAGGATCAAAGTCAACATCCAGGAG TGGCTTCAGTTGACCATGCACTCATGA